The stretch of DNA AGCGCACGTAACAACCATTGTGCACCAAAATCACCCCCCAGTTTTTCGCTGTGAGTAAAGACCGCAAGGCCACCACCGCATAAAGTACCTAATACCGAAGTTATACTATTCGCATCAAAACCAGCACTCAAATCAATGATCAAAAGCTGACATTCATGACCAAGTAACTTCTGTCCTTTTCCCATTGGACAAAATTGAGTAACAAATGGCAGTTCTTCTCCCCCAAGTTGAAAACTTGAGCCTTCAATGGTACTAGCCGCTAAGGAACAAAACTCGGTTTGCCATTGATTGTCACCTTGCAAACAGACACCAAAACGATGACGGTTGGCCTTGGCTAACGACAATAATTGATTTAAATAGTGCTTATAATCTTGCATACAGTGATAAAACGCTTGGATTGAACTGACTTGATTTAGACTTAGTATACTTGCTTATGAGTACTGCGAATAACTCTGATTTCAATGTCACTCGCACTAACTAATTCGATACCAAATTGCGGACATAAAAAAAGCCGCATAAAGCGGCTTTTAGTAAAATGCGATTTATTGAAGTTTACCTTCGATAAAGTTCAATAGCTCTTGCATGGTTGCATCATCAATCTTTTTGAGATTAAGAGTTAAATTACTGCCTTTACGAGCGTAACTTACACGACCTTTTATCAAATCAACTTTGTTGTTTGGGGTACGTTTGCTTGGCGCTAATTCTTCAATCCAAGCCTCAATCATTTCTGAAACATCTTTAGTGATACGCGCAACACCTTGAGCTTCACTACGTTGCCAAACAAAACCATTGTCATCGTGACACTTACCAAGCAATTGTTTGCGGTCAGCATGGGTCAACTGACTAAATTGCTTGTGCAGCTTGACAATCGTTGGGCGACCTAAATCTGCTACATTTGGATAAGCTTGTAATAATTCTAGCGGTAAATCTGCCGCTTTTAGCGCACCACTTACTAGCGCTTCACTGCACTGGAACATTTTCGCTAACGCTTTTTGATCTTCCGCTTCACCGCTTGCTAGCTTTGCTTGCATCTCTTTACCTTTCTCGTACAGCGATAGCGGCTTGTGCGCATTCGCCACATCAGAAAGGAATTTCGCATGTTCAGAATTGATGTTTTGACCAACATAAACCAAGAATGGTTTACCCGCCAAAATACACGACATACGACGACGGCTACCATCAAGAACTTCGATTTTACCATCTTCACGTAGACGACCTACTGCTGGGTATTGCTGACCACGCTCACGAAGTGTCGTCAATACATCTGACAATGCGTGCTCATTTAAGAACGATTGTTCACGAGCATTTTCGGCAAACACGACGGTTTGGCTTTCCACTTTATCAGCGTCAATCTGAGTCAGTTTGAACTCAACCATCTCTTCTCCAGCAACCGACAGTTCAATCACTTGAGCCTGCTCTTTTGCCGCTTGTTGCGCTTCTTGAGGTGTGGTTGCGATGCGTTTGTTGCTCTTTCCAAACAATCTCGCATTCAAATCTGAGGTTTTAATTGCCATGAGTTAATTACCCTTGGTTTAGTGAATTCCAATGACTATGTAGTACGCGTTCTAACTCTAGCGCACTTTTTTGTACCGCATCTTGTGCAGTTGCAAGCGTCTTTTTACCGCCTTCAAAGTCATTGGTTGTTAAATCAAATACAGTGCTGTACGTATCGGCACACGTTTCAAATGCGCGGCTACGTGGAATCGTTGCCATCATCACTTGATCGCCCAACAGATAGTTCATTTCAGTCAACACTGAAACTTGCTTTTTGTTGTCATCTTCAAACATGGTTGGCATTAAACGCACGAACTCTAACCCTTTCCAATCATCTGGGAACATCTCATAGACTGTTGGTAAATGTTGGAAAAAGTTAACCGTTGATGCCCAGTCTAGACGCTTAGCTGCACATGGAATAAGGAGTGCATTTGATGCATACATCGCGTTCCAAACCAATGGATCAACGTGTGGACCTGTATCAATCATGATGACATCGAAATCATCAGCAATCTTATCAATCAGCTTTTCTTTAAGCAGTTTTACAATATCTAACGACTGGTTTTGTGATAGATTTTGCCATGCTTCCGCGTTAAACATCGCATCTTCAGGGAATGCCGATACTGTTTTTAAGTTTGGATACTGTGTTGGTAGCAACACATTTTTATGCAGGAATTCATTGGTAATCTCGACCCCTTCCGGCACGTTTTCTAGCATGACATCAACCGCTGAATAAATATTATCATGATCAGTTAAGCTGATTTGCGGATTCAAAAATAGACGTAATGAACCTTGTGGATCCAAGTCGATAAGACAAATACGATAGCGCTTATCAAGGTTTAGCGCCAAACAAGCAGCCAAATGCACCGCAGTCATAGATTTACCCGTACCACCCTTTTGGTTCTGTACATTGATAATCCATGGTTTGTTTTCACCATTCTTTTTGCGTTCATGGAATTTAGCAACACCTGCCGCATCCATTAGCATGTGTGCTTCTTGAAGAGAAATCGA from Vibrio taketomensis encodes:
- a CDS encoding ParA family protein, which produces MKREQTIENLIQLAEQTAQVQADRIEIVLEERSDDHFPPMSKALMETRSGLTRRKLDDAISKLEADGHQFTKNNANHYSISLQEAHMLMDAAGVAKFHERKKNGENKPWIINVQNQKGGTGKSMTAVHLAACLALNLDKRYRICLIDLDPQGSLRLFLNPQISLTDHDNIYSAVDVMLENVPEGVEITNEFLHKNVLLPTQYPNLKTVSAFPEDAMFNAEAWQNLSQNQSLDIVKLLKEKLIDKIADDFDVIMIDTGPHVDPLVWNAMYASNALLIPCAAKRLDWASTVNFFQHLPTVYEMFPDDWKGLEFVRLMPTMFEDDNKKQVSVLTEMNYLLGDQVMMATIPRSRAFETCADTYSTVFDLTTNDFEGGKKTLATAQDAVQKSALELERVLHSHWNSLNQG
- a CDS encoding ParB/RepB/Spo0J family partition protein — translated: MAIKTSDLNARLFGKSNKRIATTPQEAQQAAKEQAQVIELSVAGEEMVEFKLTQIDADKVESQTVVFAENAREQSFLNEHALSDVLTTLRERGQQYPAVGRLREDGKIEVLDGSRRRMSCILAGKPFLVYVGQNINSEHAKFLSDVANAHKPLSLYEKGKEMQAKLASGEAEDQKALAKMFQCSEALVSGALKAADLPLELLQAYPNVADLGRPTIVKLHKQFSQLTHADRKQLLGKCHDDNGFVWQRSEAQGVARITKDVSEMIEAWIEELAPSKRTPNNKVDLIKGRVSYARKGSNLTLNLKKIDDATMQELLNFIEGKLQ